The sequence CTGAAGTTCGCCAGCCCGCGCCAACCGGTTCGACGATTACTGGAGTTGACCAATCTGGTGGCCGTATTCGATGCCTACGGCAGCGTCGCGGAAGCGATGGACGCTATGCTCCAGGAAGAAGTCTGCTCGGCGTAGAGAAGCATTTCAGCACTCAGCACTGACCAAACGGAGCGGCGACAGGGCACGGGTTGGCTGAGTGCCGACTGCTGCCTCTCCTCACTTTTCCCGCTGGAAGCGATAGTGTCCGCCGCGTTCTTTGGCGAATTGTTCTGCCACTTTCAGGAAGGCGCGTCCGGCGTGGGACACAGTTGACTCCTGCCGGTAGACGAGGCGCAATTTTCGCTGGAGATGGATTTCGCGTACGGTGATGCGCACCAGTTCCCCTCTAGCGATTTCATTCTCCACGCTGATCGCGGGCACGAGCGCCACGCCATTCCCCATGCTGACAAAGCGTTTGATGGCTTGCAGCGTAGGCAACTCGACGTCCATGTGAAGGGGAGTCTTGTGTTGGCGAAAGGTCTCAATGACTTTGTCCCGGTAGGGAGAGGCCACGTTGTGCGCGACAAAGGATTCGGCGCCGAGCTGACGAATACTGACTTCTCCGGCCGATGCGAGCGCATGTCCCGGCGGCGCGACGAACACCAACTCATCCAGGTACACCACTGCCGAGCGAAGCTGCGGCTCCTGCGGATCGTAGGAGAGGACGCCGATTTCGACGTTATGTTTGAGGACGTCGTCGGGGATGGTGCTGCCCAACGAACGACGCACGGCGATGCGGATCATGGGATGCAGACGGCGGAACTCCGCGAGCACCGGCAGAAGATACAGAGCGGTGAATTCGTTGGCGGCCATTACCAGCCTGCCTTTTTGCAACTCGCGGAGTTCGACCAGCGCTTCCTGCGCGTCCTGTCGCAGATTGAGGAGCTTTTCGGCATACTCCTGAAGAACACGTCCGGCGTCGGTGAGGACCCCGTCACGCGAGGAGCGGTCGAAGAGAGGCTCGCCGATCTCCAGTTCCAACTTGCGGACGGTCTGGCTGACTGCGGACTGAGTGCGGAAAAGCTTCTCGGCGGCGCGGCCAAAGCGGCGCTCACGGGCGACGGTGAGAAATACTTCCAGTTGAGAGAGGTCCATAGGTAGATCTCAGTCCAGATTCAGCAATCGACTAGAGCGTGAATCGCACTACATTAATGAATGTCGTGCTGTCCATCAATATTACTAATAATAGTAATATATCTAATTATTATGTAAAGATAATAAACTTTTCTTTTGCCTCGCCGATTCTTACTCTATAGGAGTAGGTGAGGAGGATGGCATCCATGGATCGGCCGCGCATCACTATTTTTGACACCACACTTCGGGACGGCGAACAATCACCGGGTTGCAGCATGAACGTGCAGGAGAAGTTGCGCCTGGCACAGCAACTCGATCGCCTCGGTGTGGACGTCATTGAAGCGGGCTTTCCGATTGCCTCCGACGGCGACTTTGAAGCGGTACAGACAATTTCCGCTTCCGTACGACGGCCGATTATTGCGGCGCTGGCACGCGCGGTTAAGGGCGACATCGATCGGGCATGGCAGGCGTTGCAGGGAGCGGCGCATCCGCGGATTCACGTGTTCCTCGCTACCTCTGACATTCATCTCAAATACAAGCTGCGGATTACGCGCGAGCAGTGTCTGGAGCAGGCGCGGGAAGCGGTGCGGCATGCCAAGTCGCTGTGTCCGGATGTGGAATTTTCTCCGGAAGATGCGACCCGTACGGACCAGGATTTTCTGTGCCAGGTAGTGGAAGCGGTCGTGGCTGCGGGCGCGACGACGGTCAACATTCCGGATACGGTCGGCTACACCACGCCGGACGAATACGGCCGCTTGCTGCGGATCCTGCGGGAGCGAGTTGCGGGGATCGATAAAGTTACGATCTCGACGCACTGCCACAACGATCTCGGATTGGCGGTGGCAAATTCACTGGCGGGCGTACAAGCAGGGGCGCGCCAAGTGGAATGCACGATCAACGGAATTGGGGAGCGTGCTGGAAACGCATCTCTCGAAGAAATTGTGATGGCGATGCGCGTTCGGCCCGACCGGTATGCGTTCGAGACGGGCGTGGTTGGCGAAGAGATCTATCCGTCGAGCCAGATGCTGGCGGAAATTACGCGGGTCGCAGTCCAGCCCAACAAAGCCATCACGGGACGCAATGCGTTCGCGCACGAGGCGGGCATTCACCAGGACGGAATGCTCAAGAATCCGCTGACTTACGAAATCATGACGCCACATTCGGTGGGCGTTCCGGACTCGCGGCTGGTTCTCGGCAAACATTCGGGCCGGCATGCGCTGGCCTTGCGTTGCGAACAACTGGGCCATCAATTCGATCGCCGGGAACTGGATGAGGTCTATCGCAAGTTTGTAGTTTTGGCGGACCGGATCAAGAAAGTTCAGGACAGCCACCTGCTCGAACTGATCCAGGAAGTTTGCACGCAGGGCAAGAGGATTCCTCCAGCGCCTGCATCGATTCCCTTTACACGGGCGGCTTCGGCCGTCGGGGGATCTCACGAGACTCCGTTACCGTTTCCTGCTCCTGCGCCGAATCACAACGGGCCGGCATCCGTGCCCGTGACGTTCAGCGATCACCACAGCGAACAGGAAGACTATCTCTGGGGCGTGTAGCGGGAAGCCTGATCGGCGTCCCGCGTCCCCATACTTCTGCCGGCCACCCGGTCCCATAGCCACAAATCGGCCTGTGGTTGGCTCGCGCAACGGCTATTTCCTTTCGTTGCGATCTCTTACGAGTAGTGACAGTTTTTCTCACGCCTTGATTCGTTTTTGGCGTATCCTTGCACATTAATTTTTGAGGATTCCATGCAACTGCGCGTTACTTCCCTGCCTGGCGACGGAATCGGTCCTGAAGTTACTCTGCAAGCGATTAATGTCTTGAAGGAAGTAGCGGGTGGCTTCGGGCACGTCCTGGAACTAAGCGAAAAGAAAGTGGGTGGCGCGGCTCTGACTGCGGCGGGCGATCCCTTGCCAGCTGCCACGGTAGAGGCATGTCTTCGTTCCCACGCGGTGTTGCTGGGAGCGGTTGGAGGACCCGCTTTTGATCACTACGCGCGCGAACTTCGTCCCGAGGCAGGATTGCTCCGCCTACGGCAGGCGTTGGGTGCGTATGCCAATCTTCGCCCAGCCGTTTTCTATCCAGCATTGCGCGACTGCTCACCCTTGCGCGAGGAGATTGTCAGAGGAACCGACATTCTCATCGTTCGGGAATTGCTGGGCGGGCTCTATTTTGGTCAGCCTCGTTCCATTGCGGGCGAACCCGGGAGCCTGCAGGCGATCAACACCATGAGCTATGGCGAAGGGGAGATCCAACGAATCGCGCGCACTGCATTTACGCTCGCTCAGAGTCGTCGTAAGCGCCTGTTGTCGGTCGACAAAGCGAATGTGTTGGAATGTTCGCGCTTGTGGCGGGAAGTTGTGACGAACGTGGGTCGCGACTTTCCGGATGTCCACCTATCGCACATGTATGTAGACTCGGCGGCCATGACCCTGGTTCTGAAGCCGACAGAATTTGACGTGGTACTTACGGAAAACATGTTTGGCGACATCCTCTCGGATCAAGCGGGAGGCGTGGTGGGATCACTGG is a genomic window of Acidobacteriota bacterium containing:
- the leuB gene encoding 3-isopropylmalate dehydrogenase → MQLRVTSLPGDGIGPEVTLQAINVLKEVAGGFGHVLELSEKKVGGAALTAAGDPLPAATVEACLRSHAVLLGAVGGPAFDHYARELRPEAGLLRLRQALGAYANLRPAVFYPALRDCSPLREEIVRGTDILIVRELLGGLYFGQPRSIAGEPGSLQAINTMSYGEGEIQRIARTAFTLAQSRRKRLLSVDKANVLECSRLWREVVTNVGRDFPDVHLSHMYVDSAAMTLVLKPTEFDVVLTENMFGDILSDQAGGVVGSLGLLASASIGGPVGLYEPVHGSAPDIAGQGIANPLGAILSVALMFRHTFQLHKEAACIEAGVMSVLKGGLRTRDLARNGERTVTTEEMGSQIASFVRAAAKTNGSYQDVSASA
- a CDS encoding LysR family transcriptional regulator produces the protein MDLSQLEVFLTVARERRFGRAAEKLFRTQSAVSQTVRKLELEIGEPLFDRSSRDGVLTDAGRVLQEYAEKLLNLRQDAQEALVELRELQKGRLVMAANEFTALYLLPVLAEFRRLHPMIRIAVRRSLGSTIPDDVLKHNVEIGVLSYDPQEPQLRSAVVYLDELVFVAPPGHALASAGEVSIRQLGAESFVAHNVASPYRDKVIETFRQHKTPLHMDVELPTLQAIKRFVSMGNGVALVPAISVENEIARGELVRITVREIHLQRKLRLVYRQESTVSHAGRAFLKVAEQFAKERGGHYRFQREK
- a CDS encoding 2-isopropylmalate synthase, which produces MDRPRITIFDTTLRDGEQSPGCSMNVQEKLRLAQQLDRLGVDVIEAGFPIASDGDFEAVQTISASVRRPIIAALARAVKGDIDRAWQALQGAAHPRIHVFLATSDIHLKYKLRITREQCLEQAREAVRHAKSLCPDVEFSPEDATRTDQDFLCQVVEAVVAAGATTVNIPDTVGYTTPDEYGRLLRILRERVAGIDKVTISTHCHNDLGLAVANSLAGVQAGARQVECTINGIGERAGNASLEEIVMAMRVRPDRYAFETGVVGEEIYPSSQMLAEITRVAVQPNKAITGRNAFAHEAGIHQDGMLKNPLTYEIMTPHSVGVPDSRLVLGKHSGRHALALRCEQLGHQFDRRELDEVYRKFVVLADRIKKVQDSHLLELIQEVCTQGKRIPPAPASIPFTRAASAVGGSHETPLPFPAPAPNHNGPASVPVTFSDHHSEQEDYLWGV